TTTTTAAAACCATTAATAATAACAACCTGTATATTATCGCTCCAAAAACAGTATAGACAAGCCTCATTAAAAATGTTGATTTCCCAAAAACTATTTCCCCAATTATTATTGCCACCAAACCTATTACAATAACACCTAAGCCGGAATTAACATCTGCATAACCATTATTTTGAGATAAAATCGCTCCTGCCAATGCTATCATACCATTTGCTAACATCAGCCCTAAAACTGTCATTTTGTCTGTTGATACACCCATAGAAATTGCCATTTTTTTATTATCACCTGTCGCTATAAGTGCCTGCCCTAATTCAGTTGAAAAAAACCAGAAGATTGTAACTATTAAAAAAATCAGAATAATGATAGCCACAAATATTATGTTTAAGTACTTAGACACCTTAGTAATGACTGCAATATCAAATATTGTATTGTAATTTAATAAGCTTAAATTCGGTCTTTTCATAACTCTTAAATTTACCGAAAGAAGAGCTGTCATAGTTAATATTCCTGCTAATAAACTTGGAATCTTGCAAATAGTTATAAAAAAACCTGTCACTGCCCCTGCCATCATTCCGGCAAAAACTGATATTATTAACGCTAAAAATGGATTTAAGCCGGTTTGAATTAATGTAACACATACAGCTGCTCCTAAAGGGTATGAGCCTTCTGTTGTCATATCTGCTACATTTAAGACTCTAAAACTTATAAATAAACCTAATGATACTATGCTCCATAACAAACCCTGTGCAATGGCAGAAATAATTAAATTCATTTCATTCTCCCCCTATCGAAATATTCTTATTTTCCAATTA
The window above is part of the Fusobacterium russii ATCC 25533 genome. Proteins encoded here:
- a CDS encoding ABC transporter permease; translated protein: MNLIISAIAQGLLWSIVSLGLFISFRVLNVADMTTEGSYPLGAAVCVTLIQTGLNPFLALIISVFAGMMAGAVTGFFITICKIPSLLAGILTMTALLSVNLRVMKRPNLSLLNYNTIFDIAVITKVSKYLNIIFVAIIILIFLIVTIFWFFSTELGQALIATGDNKKMAISMGVSTDKMTVLGLMLANGMIALAGAILSQNNGYADVNSGLGVIVIGLVAIIIGEIVFGKSTFLMRLVYTVFGAIIYRLLLLMVLKINLIDANDFKMISALLIAILLSLPRIKTIIKVRREQK